In the Dermochelys coriacea isolate rDerCor1 chromosome 25, rDerCor1.pri.v4, whole genome shotgun sequence genome, one interval contains:
- the RFXANK gene encoding DNA-binding protein RFXANK isoform X1 yields MDDIPPGDLDKAAGGDETSSATVRLHLYPGTQDDANPDLDQGLAAQTAGVSLKHSTTLTNRQRGSEVSALPATLDSTSLKHSTTLTNRQRGNEISALPATLDTLSIHQLAAQGELSQLKEYLRKGENLVNKPDERGFTPLIWASAFGEIETVRHLLDWGADPHVLAKERESALSLASTGGYTDIVIMLLERDVDINIYDWNGGTPLLYAVRGNHVKCVEALLARGADLTTEADSGYTPMDLAVALGHKKVQQVIENHILKLFQTKKLE; encoded by the exons ATGGACGATATCCCACCAGGAGATCTGGACAAGGCTGCTGGTGGAGATGAGACCAGCTCAGCGACAGTGCGTCTGCATTTGTATCCAGGCACTCAGGACGATGCCAATCCAGATCTTGACCAAGGCCTTGCTGCACAAACCG caggTGTTTCCCTGAAGCACTCGACCACGCTGACAAACAGACAGAGAGGCAGCGAGGTATCTGCCCTCCCAGCAACCCTTGACA GTACGTCACTGAAGCACTCGACCACCCTGACAAACAGACAGAGAGGCAACGAGATCTCTGCCCTCCCAGCAACCCTCGACA CTTTGTCCATCCACCAGTTGGCGGCTCAGGGTGAACTCAGTCAGCTGAAAGAGTATCTCCGAAAAG GGGAGAACTTGGTGAACAAGCCTGACGAGAGAGGCTTCACTCCTCTGATCTGGGCCTCTGCCTTTGGGGAGATTGAAACAGTCCGTCATCTGCTAGACTGG GGCGCTGACCCCCATGTACTGGCAAAGGAGCGGGAGAGCGCTTTGTCGCTGGCCAGCACCGGAGGATACACTGACATAGTGATCATGCTGCTGGAAAGAGACGTAGATATCAATATATATGACTGG AACGGAGGCACCCCGTTGCTGTATGCTGTGCGTGGCAACCATGTGAAGTGTGTCGAGGCTTTACTAG CTCGCGGTGCTGATCTGACAACGGAAGCGGACTCTGGCTACACCCCTATGGATCTGGCTGTGGCTTTGGGACACAAGAAAG TTCAACAGGTTATTGAGAACCACATCCTCAAGCTGTTTCAGACCAAGAAACTGGAGTGA
- the RFXANK gene encoding DNA-binding protein RFXANK isoform X3: MDDIPPGDLDKAAGGDETSSATVRLHLYPGTQDDANPDLDQGLAAQTAGVSLKHSTTLTNRQRGSEVSALPATLDSTSLKHSTTLTNRQRGNEISALPATLDTLSIHQLAAQGELSQLKEYLRKGENLVNKPDERGFTPLIWASAFGEIETVRHLLDWNGGTPLLYAVRGNHVKCVEALLARGADLTTEADSGYTPMDLAVALGHKKVQQVIENHILKLFQTKKLE; encoded by the exons ATGGACGATATCCCACCAGGAGATCTGGACAAGGCTGCTGGTGGAGATGAGACCAGCTCAGCGACAGTGCGTCTGCATTTGTATCCAGGCACTCAGGACGATGCCAATCCAGATCTTGACCAAGGCCTTGCTGCACAAACCG caggTGTTTCCCTGAAGCACTCGACCACGCTGACAAACAGACAGAGAGGCAGCGAGGTATCTGCCCTCCCAGCAACCCTTGACA GTACGTCACTGAAGCACTCGACCACCCTGACAAACAGACAGAGAGGCAACGAGATCTCTGCCCTCCCAGCAACCCTCGACA CTTTGTCCATCCACCAGTTGGCGGCTCAGGGTGAACTCAGTCAGCTGAAAGAGTATCTCCGAAAAG GGGAGAACTTGGTGAACAAGCCTGACGAGAGAGGCTTCACTCCTCTGATCTGGGCCTCTGCCTTTGGGGAGATTGAAACAGTCCGTCATCTGCTAGACTGG AACGGAGGCACCCCGTTGCTGTATGCTGTGCGTGGCAACCATGTGAAGTGTGTCGAGGCTTTACTAG CTCGCGGTGCTGATCTGACAACGGAAGCGGACTCTGGCTACACCCCTATGGATCTGGCTGTGGCTTTGGGACACAAGAAAG TTCAACAGGTTATTGAGAACCACATCCTCAAGCTGTTTCAGACCAAGAAACTGGAGTGA
- the RFXANK gene encoding DNA-binding protein RFXANK isoform X2, whose amino-acid sequence MDDIPPGDLDKAAGGDETSSATVRLHLYPGTQDDANPDLDQGLAAQTGVSLKHSTTLTNRQRGSEVSALPATLDSTSLKHSTTLTNRQRGNEISALPATLDTLSIHQLAAQGELSQLKEYLRKGENLVNKPDERGFTPLIWASAFGEIETVRHLLDWGADPHVLAKERESALSLASTGGYTDIVIMLLERDVDINIYDWNGGTPLLYAVRGNHVKCVEALLARGADLTTEADSGYTPMDLAVALGHKKVQQVIENHILKLFQTKKLE is encoded by the exons ATGGACGATATCCCACCAGGAGATCTGGACAAGGCTGCTGGTGGAGATGAGACCAGCTCAGCGACAGTGCGTCTGCATTTGTATCCAGGCACTCAGGACGATGCCAATCCAGATCTTGACCAAGGCCTTGCTGCACAAACCG gTGTTTCCCTGAAGCACTCGACCACGCTGACAAACAGACAGAGAGGCAGCGAGGTATCTGCCCTCCCAGCAACCCTTGACA GTACGTCACTGAAGCACTCGACCACCCTGACAAACAGACAGAGAGGCAACGAGATCTCTGCCCTCCCAGCAACCCTCGACA CTTTGTCCATCCACCAGTTGGCGGCTCAGGGTGAACTCAGTCAGCTGAAAGAGTATCTCCGAAAAG GGGAGAACTTGGTGAACAAGCCTGACGAGAGAGGCTTCACTCCTCTGATCTGGGCCTCTGCCTTTGGGGAGATTGAAACAGTCCGTCATCTGCTAGACTGG GGCGCTGACCCCCATGTACTGGCAAAGGAGCGGGAGAGCGCTTTGTCGCTGGCCAGCACCGGAGGATACACTGACATAGTGATCATGCTGCTGGAAAGAGACGTAGATATCAATATATATGACTGG AACGGAGGCACCCCGTTGCTGTATGCTGTGCGTGGCAACCATGTGAAGTGTGTCGAGGCTTTACTAG CTCGCGGTGCTGATCTGACAACGGAAGCGGACTCTGGCTACACCCCTATGGATCTGGCTGTGGCTTTGGGACACAAGAAAG TTCAACAGGTTATTGAGAACCACATCCTCAAGCTGTTTCAGACCAAGAAACTGGAGTGA
- the LOC119848403 gene encoding nuclear receptor 2C2-associated protein encodes MPTAPLICSETVSRVSSVLNRDSKQFGKKHMFDASEETCWNSDQGSSQWVMLEFPQTVKVSQLQIQFQGGFASQLCTLEGGRKGEELVRISDFYPEDINALQSFRTEETKLDKLKITFENSTDFFGRIIVYHLSVLGEKL; translated from the exons ATGCCCACGGCACCCTTGATCTGCAGTGAGACTGTGAGCAG AGTGAGCTCCGTGCTCAACCGAGACTCCAAGCAGTTCGGGAAGAAGCACATGTTTGACGCGAGCGAGGAGACCTGCTGGAACTCGGACCAG GGCTCCTCCCAGTGGGTGATGCTGGAATTTCCACAGACTGTCAAGGTTTCCCAACTCCAGATTCAGTTCCAGGGTGGATTTGCAAGCCAGCTGTGTACACTGGAAG GTGGCAGAAAAGGTGAAGAACTTGTGAGGATATCAGACTTCTACCCTGAAGACATCAATGCCCTGCAG AGCTTCAGGACAGAAGAAACAAAGCTGGATAAATTGAAAATCACCTTTGAGAACAGCACAGATTTCTTTGGGAGAATCATCGTGTATCACCTCAGCGTTCTTGGGGAAAAGCTCTAA